One Lentisphaerota bacterium genomic region harbors:
- a CDS encoding DNA-binding protein — MRLTNGNERNRVYIISKGDSAYPSFLSARLGLSAPSSLTALGNLDLLALPKTALFCSARCPGSAILAAYDQSAHWRDAGRCIISGFHSPVERECLRILLRGKQPIIICPARALPKRIPPEWRQPFSDGRLLILSAFPDTETRVTAALAHRRNEIVAALGDEAYFAHITPGGSTDLLAKWVAAWNSCPALLESSATTPL, encoded by the coding sequence ATGAGGCTCACCAATGGCAATGAACGTAACCGAGTTTACATCATCAGCAAAGGCGACTCGGCCTACCCTTCGTTTTTGTCCGCACGCTTAGGCTTATCCGCCCCATCTTCTCTCACCGCCCTCGGCAACCTCGACCTGCTCGCCCTGCCCAAGACCGCGCTTTTCTGCTCCGCACGATGTCCCGGCAGCGCCATCCTCGCCGCCTACGACCAGTCGGCGCACTGGCGCGATGCCGGGCGTTGCATTATCAGCGGCTTTCACTCGCCCGTTGAGCGGGAATGCCTGAGAATCCTGCTTCGCGGCAAGCAGCCCATCATCATCTGCCCGGCACGGGCTCTGCCCAAGCGCATTCCGCCCGAGTGGCGTCAGCCCTTTTCCGACGGCCGACTGCTGATCCTCTCGGCCTTTCCCGACACGGAAACCCGCGTTACCGCCGCCCTCGCCCACCGCCGCAATGAGATTGTCGCCGCCCTCGGCGACGAGGCCTACTTCGCGCACATCACCCCCGGCGGTAGCACGGATCTGTTGGCCAAATGGGTAGCGGCATGGAATTCGTGTCCGGCACTCTTGGAGTCAAGCGCGACAACGCCACTCTAA
- a CDS encoding glutamate-5-semialdehyde dehydrogenase produces the protein MNPLFTREAPAMSDTALHDHIRQIGDRALAASRALIGLTSRRKNAILLAMADELLARRAAIQAANAADVADGRAAGLSAALVDRLTLTEARFDAMVGGVREVAALPDPVGRRIWRRTRPNGIVIEKRRVPLGVVAIIFESRPNVTADAAVLCIKTSNAVILRGGKEAIRSNLAIAEALAAGGVRAGLPAHAVQLIPTTDREAVRELVQLEDCVDVVIPRGGESLIRAVVEQARVPVLKHYKGVCHLYVDATADLDMALRIAENAKCQRPGTCNAIEKLLVHEQAAAAFLPRLAELAARRAIEIRADAAARAIIPAFAPATAADWSAEYLDLILTIGVVPSLQAAISHINRHGSHHSDAIITANRQAADRFLKEVDSAAVYVNASTRFTDGGEFGMGAEMGISTDKLHARGPMGLEELTTYKYRVTGAGQIR, from the coding sequence ATGAATCCATTGTTTACCAGGGAGGCACCAGCCATGTCAGATACCGCACTTCATGACCACATCCGCCAGATCGGCGACCGGGCGCTCGCCGCCTCGCGCGCCCTGATCGGCCTCACCAGCCGCCGTAAGAACGCCATCCTGCTGGCCATGGCCGACGAGCTCCTCGCCCGCCGCGCCGCCATCCAGGCCGCCAATGCGGCCGATGTCGCCGATGGCCGCGCCGCCGGTCTCTCCGCCGCGCTGGTGGACCGCCTGACCCTCACCGAAGCTCGGTTCGACGCCATGGTCGGCGGCGTCCGCGAGGTCGCCGCGCTCCCTGACCCCGTCGGCCGCCGCATCTGGCGCCGCACCCGCCCCAACGGCATCGTCATCGAGAAGCGCCGCGTCCCCCTCGGCGTTGTGGCCATCATCTTCGAGTCGCGCCCCAACGTCACCGCCGATGCGGCCGTTCTGTGCATCAAGACCTCCAACGCCGTGATCCTGCGCGGCGGCAAGGAGGCGATCCGCTCCAACCTCGCCATCGCCGAGGCGCTGGCTGCGGGCGGCGTCCGCGCGGGCCTGCCCGCCCACGCCGTCCAGCTCATCCCCACAACCGACCGCGAGGCGGTGCGCGAACTCGTGCAGCTTGAGGATTGTGTCGACGTGGTCATCCCCCGCGGCGGCGAGTCGCTCATCCGCGCCGTGGTTGAGCAGGCCCGCGTCCCCGTCCTGAAGCATTACAAGGGGGTGTGTCATCTCTATGTGGACGCCACGGCCGATCTCGACATGGCACTGCGGATTGCCGAGAACGCCAAATGCCAACGCCCCGGGACCTGCAACGCCATCGAAAAGCTCCTGGTGCATGAACAGGCTGCCGCCGCTTTTCTCCCCCGGCTCGCGGAGCTGGCCGCGCGACGCGCCATCGAAATCCGAGCCGACGCCGCCGCGCGGGCGATTATTCCGGCTTTTGCACCGGCGACTGCGGCCGATTGGTCCGCCGAATACCTCGACCTGATCCTCACGATCGGCGTCGTCCCGTCGCTGCAGGCGGCCATCAGCCACATCAACCGCCACGGGTCCCACCACTCGGACGCCATCATCACCGCCAATCGCCAGGCCGCCGACCGTTTTCTCAAGGAGGTCGATTCGGCAGCGGTCTACGTTAACGCCTCGACCCGCTTCACCGACGGGGGCGAATTCGGCATGGGCGCCGAAATGGGAATCAGCACCGACAAGCTCCACGCCCGCGGCCCTATGGGACTCGAAGAGCTGACCACCTA